In Ptiloglossa arizonensis isolate GNS036 chromosome 6, iyPtiAriz1_principal, whole genome shotgun sequence, a single window of DNA contains:
- the Lqf gene encoding epsin homolog lqf isoform X2, producing the protein MPTMAMQKMRRQGQDVMQVNLAGIRRDIVNLAHNYSNAQKAVRKATSNDPWGPNSTLMAEIADLTYNVVAFTEIMQMLWKRLNDHGKNWRHVYKALVLLEYLIKTGSEKVAQQCKENIFAIQTLKDFQYMEGSKDQGVKVREKAKQLVALLKDDERLRNERARALKAKERFAQSVSGFGSDGLDTISPESSDFQDWEPCRLGSESTTRRATELEAARPQTVGEEELQLQLALAMSREEAEQEEQRRRSDDVRLQLALSQSQQDFKTPQSEKQSHVLDLLDVNLGGEASGSNVQTDPWGVPITAPPPRPQSLDLSLFSTYKQQNDPWSVPTTSSASPVIDPWAPVPPQRPTAIDPWRAPAPSPVPVTSPPTADPWSLVPPTTEADANKKQTVREGLTSASPSFNNPTLTQNIGFAAQSPQNIGFNLPTTSSATFNATSNGFNGTGPSFNNFSTGNQNSSATSPLSDLDEFDVITNRNKPGTSPQPANNGGTLSPDPFDLGSMNENLPSSTGAIKKTPQSFLGENSALVNLDNLVSTSTIKPASPTPAATVSYSANPFATATPPPRPTINQIRQDSWAANTTTTANPFLS; encoded by the exons ATGCCAACAATGGCGATGCAGAAG ATGAGACGTCAAGGTCAAGACGTGATGCAGGTGAATTTGGCAGGTATTAGGCGAGATATTGTTAATCTTGCCCACAACTACAGCAATGCACAG AAAGCTGTACGAAAAGCCACCAGCAATGATCCTTGGGGTCCAAACAGTACACTTATGGCAGAAATTGCTGATTTAACATACAATGTTGTGGCTTTTACCGAGATAATGCAAATGTTGTGGAAGAGATTGAACGATCATGGTAAAAATTGGCGGCACGTGTACAAAGCTTTAGTTCTTTTAGAATATCTCATTAAAACTGGATCAGAAAAAGTTGCGCAGCaatgtaaagaaaatatttttgccatcCAAACTCTAAAAG ATTTCCAATATATGGAAGGATCTAAGGATCAGGGTGTGAAAGTACGAGAGAAAGCAAAGCAACTAGTGGCCTTATTAAAAGATGATGAAAGATTAAGGAATGAAAGAGCTAGAGCACTGAAAGCAAAAGAAAGATTTGCACAATCTGTTAGCGGTTTTGGAAGTGATGGACTAGATACTATATCACCTGAGAGCAGTGAT TTCCAAGATTGGGAACCATGTCGCTTGGGATCTGAATCTACAACTAGACGTGCAA CTGAATTGGAAGCTGCAAGACCACAAACAGTGGGAGAAGAGGAATTGCAGTTGCAGTTAGCTCTTGCAATGTCTAGAGAGGAGGCAGAGCAAGAAGAACAAAGAAGGCGCAGTGACGACGTTAGATTGCAGTTAGCCCTTAGTCAGAGTCAACAGGATTTTAA AACACCGCAATCTGAGAAACAAAGCCATGTGCTAGATCTATTGGACGTAAACTTGGGAGGGGAAGCAAGTGGATCGAATGTACAAACTGATCCTTGGGGTGTACCGATTACGGCGCCTCCGCCTAGACCACAG TCTTTGGATTTGTCTCTGTTTAGTACATACAAG CAACAGAATGATCCATGGAGTGTTCCCACAACCAGCAGTGCATCACCCGTAATAGATCCATGGGCTCCTGTTCCGCCTCAAAGACCAA CTGCGATCGATCCGTGGCGAGCACCTGCACCATCGCCCGTACCAGTTACATCTCCACCTACAGCAGATCCTTGGTCACTAGTACCACCTACCACCGAAGCCGATGCAAATAAAAAACAG ACTGTTCGAGAAGGTTTAACATCCGCTTCTCCGTCATTTAATAATCCCACCTTAACACAGAATATCGGTTTCGCGGCACAATCACCGCAAAACATAGGCTTCAATTTACCTACAACTTCGAGTGCTACTTTCAACGCTACTAGTAATGGCTTCAATGGTACCGGGCCTAGTTTTAATAATTTCTCTACGGGAAATCAAAATAGTTCTGCAACCAGTCCACTGAGTGATCTAGATGAATTCGATGTGATTACTAACAGAAATAAGCCTGGAACTAGTCCACAACCAGCaaataacg GTGGTACACTGTCGCCGGATCCGTTCGATTTGGGAAGTATGAACGAAAATCTTCCTTCGAGTACGGGAGCAATTAAGAAAACACCGCAGTCGTTCCTCGGGGAGAACTCTGCCCTTGTTAATCTTGATAATCTTGTCAGTACTTCTACAATTAAGCCTGCATCGCCTACACCTGCAG CAACCGTGTCATATTCAGCAAATCCATTCGCGACGGCAACACCACCACCCCGTCCTACGATCAATCAGATTCGACAGGATTCTTGGGCAGCGAATACAACTACTACAGCGAATCCGTTCCTCTCGTAG
- the Lqf gene encoding epsin homolog lqf isoform X5, with translation MPTMAMQKMRRQGQDVMQVNLAGIRRDIVNLAHNYSNAQKAVRKATSNDPWGPNSTLMAEIADLTYNVVAFTEIMQMLWKRLNDHGKNWRHVYKALVLLEYLIKTGSEKVAQQCKENIFAIQTLKDFQYMEGSKDQGVKVREKAKQLVALLKDDERLRNERARALKAKERFAQSVSGFGSDGLDTISPESSDFQDWEPCRLGSESTTRRATELEAARPQTVGEEELQLQLALAMSREEAEQEEQRRRSDDVRLQLALSQSQQDFKTPQSEKQSHVLDLLDVNLGGEASGSNVQTDPWGVPITAPPPRPQQQNDPWSVPTTSSASPVIDPWAPVPPQRPTAIDPWRAPAPSPVPVTSPPTADPWSLVPPTTEADANKKQTVREGLTSASPSFNNPTLTQNIGFAAQSPQNIGFNLPTTSSATFNATSNGFNGTGPSFNNFSTGNQNSSATSPLSDLDEFDVITNRNKPGTSPQPANNGGTLSPDPFDLGSMNENLPSSTGAIKKTPQSFLGENSALVNLDNLVSTSTIKPASPTPAATVSYSANPFATATPPPRPTINQIRQDSWAANTTTTANPFLS, from the exons ATGCCAACAATGGCGATGCAGAAG ATGAGACGTCAAGGTCAAGACGTGATGCAGGTGAATTTGGCAGGTATTAGGCGAGATATTGTTAATCTTGCCCACAACTACAGCAATGCACAG AAAGCTGTACGAAAAGCCACCAGCAATGATCCTTGGGGTCCAAACAGTACACTTATGGCAGAAATTGCTGATTTAACATACAATGTTGTGGCTTTTACCGAGATAATGCAAATGTTGTGGAAGAGATTGAACGATCATGGTAAAAATTGGCGGCACGTGTACAAAGCTTTAGTTCTTTTAGAATATCTCATTAAAACTGGATCAGAAAAAGTTGCGCAGCaatgtaaagaaaatatttttgccatcCAAACTCTAAAAG ATTTCCAATATATGGAAGGATCTAAGGATCAGGGTGTGAAAGTACGAGAGAAAGCAAAGCAACTAGTGGCCTTATTAAAAGATGATGAAAGATTAAGGAATGAAAGAGCTAGAGCACTGAAAGCAAAAGAAAGATTTGCACAATCTGTTAGCGGTTTTGGAAGTGATGGACTAGATACTATATCACCTGAGAGCAGTGAT TTCCAAGATTGGGAACCATGTCGCTTGGGATCTGAATCTACAACTAGACGTGCAA CTGAATTGGAAGCTGCAAGACCACAAACAGTGGGAGAAGAGGAATTGCAGTTGCAGTTAGCTCTTGCAATGTCTAGAGAGGAGGCAGAGCAAGAAGAACAAAGAAGGCGCAGTGACGACGTTAGATTGCAGTTAGCCCTTAGTCAGAGTCAACAGGATTTTAA AACACCGCAATCTGAGAAACAAAGCCATGTGCTAGATCTATTGGACGTAAACTTGGGAGGGGAAGCAAGTGGATCGAATGTACAAACTGATCCTTGGGGTGTACCGATTACGGCGCCTCCGCCTAGACCACAG CAACAGAATGATCCATGGAGTGTTCCCACAACCAGCAGTGCATCACCCGTAATAGATCCATGGGCTCCTGTTCCGCCTCAAAGACCAA CTGCGATCGATCCGTGGCGAGCACCTGCACCATCGCCCGTACCAGTTACATCTCCACCTACAGCAGATCCTTGGTCACTAGTACCACCTACCACCGAAGCCGATGCAAATAAAAAACAG ACTGTTCGAGAAGGTTTAACATCCGCTTCTCCGTCATTTAATAATCCCACCTTAACACAGAATATCGGTTTCGCGGCACAATCACCGCAAAACATAGGCTTCAATTTACCTACAACTTCGAGTGCTACTTTCAACGCTACTAGTAATGGCTTCAATGGTACCGGGCCTAGTTTTAATAATTTCTCTACGGGAAATCAAAATAGTTCTGCAACCAGTCCACTGAGTGATCTAGATGAATTCGATGTGATTACTAACAGAAATAAGCCTGGAACTAGTCCACAACCAGCaaataacg GTGGTACACTGTCGCCGGATCCGTTCGATTTGGGAAGTATGAACGAAAATCTTCCTTCGAGTACGGGAGCAATTAAGAAAACACCGCAGTCGTTCCTCGGGGAGAACTCTGCCCTTGTTAATCTTGATAATCTTGTCAGTACTTCTACAATTAAGCCTGCATCGCCTACACCTGCAG CAACCGTGTCATATTCAGCAAATCCATTCGCGACGGCAACACCACCACCCCGTCCTACGATCAATCAGATTCGACAGGATTCTTGGGCAGCGAATACAACTACTACAGCGAATCCGTTCCTCTCGTAG
- the Lqf gene encoding epsin homolog lqf isoform X3 produces the protein MRRQGQDVMQVNLAGIRRDIVNLAHNYSNAQKAVRKATSNDPWGPNSTLMAEIADLTYNVVAFTEIMQMLWKRLNDHGKNWRHVYKALVLLEYLIKTGSEKVAQQCKENIFAIQTLKDFQYMEGSKDQGVKVREKAKQLVALLKDDERLRNERARALKAKERFAQSVSGFGSDGLDTISPESSDFQDWEPCRLGSESTTRRATELEAARPQTVGEEELQLQLALAMSREEAEQEEQRRRSDDVRLQLALSQSQQDFKTPQSEKQSHVLDLLDVNLGGEASGSNVQTDPWGVPITAPPPRPQSLDLSLFSTYKQQNDPWSVPTTSSASPVIDPWAPVPPQRPTAAIDPWRAPAPSPVPVTSPPTADPWSLVPPTTEADANKKQTVREGLTSASPSFNNPTLTQNIGFAAQSPQNIGFNLPTTSSATFNATSNGFNGTGPSFNNFSTGNQNSSATSPLSDLDEFDVITNRNKPGTSPQPANNGGTLSPDPFDLGSMNENLPSSTGAIKKTPQSFLGENSALVNLDNLVSTSTIKPASPTPAATVSYSANPFATATPPPRPTINQIRQDSWAANTTTTANPFLS, from the exons ATGAGACGTCAAGGTCAAGACGTGATGCAGGTGAATTTGGCAGGTATTAGGCGAGATATTGTTAATCTTGCCCACAACTACAGCAATGCACAG AAAGCTGTACGAAAAGCCACCAGCAATGATCCTTGGGGTCCAAACAGTACACTTATGGCAGAAATTGCTGATTTAACATACAATGTTGTGGCTTTTACCGAGATAATGCAAATGTTGTGGAAGAGATTGAACGATCATGGTAAAAATTGGCGGCACGTGTACAAAGCTTTAGTTCTTTTAGAATATCTCATTAAAACTGGATCAGAAAAAGTTGCGCAGCaatgtaaagaaaatatttttgccatcCAAACTCTAAAAG ATTTCCAATATATGGAAGGATCTAAGGATCAGGGTGTGAAAGTACGAGAGAAAGCAAAGCAACTAGTGGCCTTATTAAAAGATGATGAAAGATTAAGGAATGAAAGAGCTAGAGCACTGAAAGCAAAAGAAAGATTTGCACAATCTGTTAGCGGTTTTGGAAGTGATGGACTAGATACTATATCACCTGAGAGCAGTGAT TTCCAAGATTGGGAACCATGTCGCTTGGGATCTGAATCTACAACTAGACGTGCAA CTGAATTGGAAGCTGCAAGACCACAAACAGTGGGAGAAGAGGAATTGCAGTTGCAGTTAGCTCTTGCAATGTCTAGAGAGGAGGCAGAGCAAGAAGAACAAAGAAGGCGCAGTGACGACGTTAGATTGCAGTTAGCCCTTAGTCAGAGTCAACAGGATTTTAA AACACCGCAATCTGAGAAACAAAGCCATGTGCTAGATCTATTGGACGTAAACTTGGGAGGGGAAGCAAGTGGATCGAATGTACAAACTGATCCTTGGGGTGTACCGATTACGGCGCCTCCGCCTAGACCACAG TCTTTGGATTTGTCTCTGTTTAGTACATACAAG CAACAGAATGATCCATGGAGTGTTCCCACAACCAGCAGTGCATCACCCGTAATAGATCCATGGGCTCCTGTTCCGCCTCAAAGACCAA CAGCTGCGATCGATCCGTGGCGAGCACCTGCACCATCGCCCGTACCAGTTACATCTCCACCTACAGCAGATCCTTGGTCACTAGTACCACCTACCACCGAAGCCGATGCAAATAAAAAACAG ACTGTTCGAGAAGGTTTAACATCCGCTTCTCCGTCATTTAATAATCCCACCTTAACACAGAATATCGGTTTCGCGGCACAATCACCGCAAAACATAGGCTTCAATTTACCTACAACTTCGAGTGCTACTTTCAACGCTACTAGTAATGGCTTCAATGGTACCGGGCCTAGTTTTAATAATTTCTCTACGGGAAATCAAAATAGTTCTGCAACCAGTCCACTGAGTGATCTAGATGAATTCGATGTGATTACTAACAGAAATAAGCCTGGAACTAGTCCACAACCAGCaaataacg GTGGTACACTGTCGCCGGATCCGTTCGATTTGGGAAGTATGAACGAAAATCTTCCTTCGAGTACGGGAGCAATTAAGAAAACACCGCAGTCGTTCCTCGGGGAGAACTCTGCCCTTGTTAATCTTGATAATCTTGTCAGTACTTCTACAATTAAGCCTGCATCGCCTACACCTGCAG CAACCGTGTCATATTCAGCAAATCCATTCGCGACGGCAACACCACCACCCCGTCCTACGATCAATCAGATTCGACAGGATTCTTGGGCAGCGAATACAACTACTACAGCGAATCCGTTCCTCTCGTAG
- the Lqf gene encoding epsin homolog lqf isoform X1 — MPTMAMQKMRRQGQDVMQVNLAGIRRDIVNLAHNYSNAQKAVRKATSNDPWGPNSTLMAEIADLTYNVVAFTEIMQMLWKRLNDHGKNWRHVYKALVLLEYLIKTGSEKVAQQCKENIFAIQTLKDFQYMEGSKDQGVKVREKAKQLVALLKDDERLRNERARALKAKERFAQSVSGFGSDGLDTISPESSDFQDWEPCRLGSESTTRRATELEAARPQTVGEEELQLQLALAMSREEAEQEEQRRRSDDVRLQLALSQSQQDFKTPQSEKQSHVLDLLDVNLGGEASGSNVQTDPWGVPITAPPPRPQSLDLSLFSTYKQQNDPWSVPTTSSASPVIDPWAPVPPQRPTAAIDPWRAPAPSPVPVTSPPTADPWSLVPPTTEADANKKQTVREGLTSASPSFNNPTLTQNIGFAAQSPQNIGFNLPTTSSATFNATSNGFNGTGPSFNNFSTGNQNSSATSPLSDLDEFDVITNRNKPGTSPQPANNGGTLSPDPFDLGSMNENLPSSTGAIKKTPQSFLGENSALVNLDNLVSTSTIKPASPTPAATVSYSANPFATATPPPRPTINQIRQDSWAANTTTTANPFLS, encoded by the exons ATGCCAACAATGGCGATGCAGAAG ATGAGACGTCAAGGTCAAGACGTGATGCAGGTGAATTTGGCAGGTATTAGGCGAGATATTGTTAATCTTGCCCACAACTACAGCAATGCACAG AAAGCTGTACGAAAAGCCACCAGCAATGATCCTTGGGGTCCAAACAGTACACTTATGGCAGAAATTGCTGATTTAACATACAATGTTGTGGCTTTTACCGAGATAATGCAAATGTTGTGGAAGAGATTGAACGATCATGGTAAAAATTGGCGGCACGTGTACAAAGCTTTAGTTCTTTTAGAATATCTCATTAAAACTGGATCAGAAAAAGTTGCGCAGCaatgtaaagaaaatatttttgccatcCAAACTCTAAAAG ATTTCCAATATATGGAAGGATCTAAGGATCAGGGTGTGAAAGTACGAGAGAAAGCAAAGCAACTAGTGGCCTTATTAAAAGATGATGAAAGATTAAGGAATGAAAGAGCTAGAGCACTGAAAGCAAAAGAAAGATTTGCACAATCTGTTAGCGGTTTTGGAAGTGATGGACTAGATACTATATCACCTGAGAGCAGTGAT TTCCAAGATTGGGAACCATGTCGCTTGGGATCTGAATCTACAACTAGACGTGCAA CTGAATTGGAAGCTGCAAGACCACAAACAGTGGGAGAAGAGGAATTGCAGTTGCAGTTAGCTCTTGCAATGTCTAGAGAGGAGGCAGAGCAAGAAGAACAAAGAAGGCGCAGTGACGACGTTAGATTGCAGTTAGCCCTTAGTCAGAGTCAACAGGATTTTAA AACACCGCAATCTGAGAAACAAAGCCATGTGCTAGATCTATTGGACGTAAACTTGGGAGGGGAAGCAAGTGGATCGAATGTACAAACTGATCCTTGGGGTGTACCGATTACGGCGCCTCCGCCTAGACCACAG TCTTTGGATTTGTCTCTGTTTAGTACATACAAG CAACAGAATGATCCATGGAGTGTTCCCACAACCAGCAGTGCATCACCCGTAATAGATCCATGGGCTCCTGTTCCGCCTCAAAGACCAA CAGCTGCGATCGATCCGTGGCGAGCACCTGCACCATCGCCCGTACCAGTTACATCTCCACCTACAGCAGATCCTTGGTCACTAGTACCACCTACCACCGAAGCCGATGCAAATAAAAAACAG ACTGTTCGAGAAGGTTTAACATCCGCTTCTCCGTCATTTAATAATCCCACCTTAACACAGAATATCGGTTTCGCGGCACAATCACCGCAAAACATAGGCTTCAATTTACCTACAACTTCGAGTGCTACTTTCAACGCTACTAGTAATGGCTTCAATGGTACCGGGCCTAGTTTTAATAATTTCTCTACGGGAAATCAAAATAGTTCTGCAACCAGTCCACTGAGTGATCTAGATGAATTCGATGTGATTACTAACAGAAATAAGCCTGGAACTAGTCCACAACCAGCaaataacg GTGGTACACTGTCGCCGGATCCGTTCGATTTGGGAAGTATGAACGAAAATCTTCCTTCGAGTACGGGAGCAATTAAGAAAACACCGCAGTCGTTCCTCGGGGAGAACTCTGCCCTTGTTAATCTTGATAATCTTGTCAGTACTTCTACAATTAAGCCTGCATCGCCTACACCTGCAG CAACCGTGTCATATTCAGCAAATCCATTCGCGACGGCAACACCACCACCCCGTCCTACGATCAATCAGATTCGACAGGATTCTTGGGCAGCGAATACAACTACTACAGCGAATCCGTTCCTCTCGTAG
- the LOC143148455 gene encoding protein C10 isoform X3, which translates to MTTMPNFTPEIAKAVLTDVLAVLNTSENIQKLTEAKEKSGNEMLKMMQFVFPIVVQIQMDVIKNYGFPEGREGTVQFTQLLRALEREDPEIAQLHSQVRSYFLPPVTISSSTEASL; encoded by the exons ATGACCACTATGCCCAATTTTACGCCAGAGATTGCAAAAG ctgttCTAACTGATGTTTTGGCAGTGTTAAATACTTCAGAAAATATTCAGAAACTTACAGAGGCCAAGGAGAAATCTGGAAACGAAATGCTCAAAATGATGCAATTTGTCTTTCCAATTGTAGTACAAATTCAAATGGATGTAATTAAGAATTATGGATTTCCAGAGGGACGAGAAG gtACAGTTCAATTTACACAATTACTCAGAGCTTTAGAGAGAGAAGACCCTGAAATAGCACAATTACATAGTCAAGTTCGCTCGTATTTTCTTCCACCAGTTACTATAAGTTCTTCGACTGAAGCATCTCTTTAA
- the Lqf gene encoding epsin homolog lqf isoform X4, translating to MPTMAMQKMRRQGQDVMQVNLAGIRRDIVNLAHNYSNAQKAVRKATSNDPWGPNSTLMAEIADLTYNVVAFTEIMQMLWKRLNDHGKNWRHVYKALVLLEYLIKTGSEKVAQQCKENIFAIQTLKDFQYMEGSKDQGVKVREKAKQLVALLKDDERLRNERARALKAKERFAQSVSGFGSDGLDTISPESSDFQDWEPCRLGSESTTRRATELEAARPQTVGEEELQLQLALAMSREEAEQEEQRRRSDDVRLQLALSQSQQDFKTPQSEKQSHVLDLLDVNLGGEASGSNVQTDPWGVPITAPPPRPQQQNDPWSVPTTSSASPVIDPWAPVPPQRPTAAIDPWRAPAPSPVPVTSPPTADPWSLVPPTTEADANKKQTVREGLTSASPSFNNPTLTQNIGFAAQSPQNIGFNLPTTSSATFNATSNGFNGTGPSFNNFSTGNQNSSATSPLSDLDEFDVITNRNKPGTSPQPANNGGTLSPDPFDLGSMNENLPSSTGAIKKTPQSFLGENSALVNLDNLVSTSTIKPASPTPAATVSYSANPFATATPPPRPTINQIRQDSWAANTTTTANPFLS from the exons ATGCCAACAATGGCGATGCAGAAG ATGAGACGTCAAGGTCAAGACGTGATGCAGGTGAATTTGGCAGGTATTAGGCGAGATATTGTTAATCTTGCCCACAACTACAGCAATGCACAG AAAGCTGTACGAAAAGCCACCAGCAATGATCCTTGGGGTCCAAACAGTACACTTATGGCAGAAATTGCTGATTTAACATACAATGTTGTGGCTTTTACCGAGATAATGCAAATGTTGTGGAAGAGATTGAACGATCATGGTAAAAATTGGCGGCACGTGTACAAAGCTTTAGTTCTTTTAGAATATCTCATTAAAACTGGATCAGAAAAAGTTGCGCAGCaatgtaaagaaaatatttttgccatcCAAACTCTAAAAG ATTTCCAATATATGGAAGGATCTAAGGATCAGGGTGTGAAAGTACGAGAGAAAGCAAAGCAACTAGTGGCCTTATTAAAAGATGATGAAAGATTAAGGAATGAAAGAGCTAGAGCACTGAAAGCAAAAGAAAGATTTGCACAATCTGTTAGCGGTTTTGGAAGTGATGGACTAGATACTATATCACCTGAGAGCAGTGAT TTCCAAGATTGGGAACCATGTCGCTTGGGATCTGAATCTACAACTAGACGTGCAA CTGAATTGGAAGCTGCAAGACCACAAACAGTGGGAGAAGAGGAATTGCAGTTGCAGTTAGCTCTTGCAATGTCTAGAGAGGAGGCAGAGCAAGAAGAACAAAGAAGGCGCAGTGACGACGTTAGATTGCAGTTAGCCCTTAGTCAGAGTCAACAGGATTTTAA AACACCGCAATCTGAGAAACAAAGCCATGTGCTAGATCTATTGGACGTAAACTTGGGAGGGGAAGCAAGTGGATCGAATGTACAAACTGATCCTTGGGGTGTACCGATTACGGCGCCTCCGCCTAGACCACAG CAACAGAATGATCCATGGAGTGTTCCCACAACCAGCAGTGCATCACCCGTAATAGATCCATGGGCTCCTGTTCCGCCTCAAAGACCAA CAGCTGCGATCGATCCGTGGCGAGCACCTGCACCATCGCCCGTACCAGTTACATCTCCACCTACAGCAGATCCTTGGTCACTAGTACCACCTACCACCGAAGCCGATGCAAATAAAAAACAG ACTGTTCGAGAAGGTTTAACATCCGCTTCTCCGTCATTTAATAATCCCACCTTAACACAGAATATCGGTTTCGCGGCACAATCACCGCAAAACATAGGCTTCAATTTACCTACAACTTCGAGTGCTACTTTCAACGCTACTAGTAATGGCTTCAATGGTACCGGGCCTAGTTTTAATAATTTCTCTACGGGAAATCAAAATAGTTCTGCAACCAGTCCACTGAGTGATCTAGATGAATTCGATGTGATTACTAACAGAAATAAGCCTGGAACTAGTCCACAACCAGCaaataacg GTGGTACACTGTCGCCGGATCCGTTCGATTTGGGAAGTATGAACGAAAATCTTCCTTCGAGTACGGGAGCAATTAAGAAAACACCGCAGTCGTTCCTCGGGGAGAACTCTGCCCTTGTTAATCTTGATAATCTTGTCAGTACTTCTACAATTAAGCCTGCATCGCCTACACCTGCAG CAACCGTGTCATATTCAGCAAATCCATTCGCGACGGCAACACCACCACCCCGTCCTACGATCAATCAGATTCGACAGGATTCTTGGGCAGCGAATACAACTACTACAGCGAATCCGTTCCTCTCGTAG
- the Lqf gene encoding epsin homolog lqf isoform X6 → MPTMAMQKMRRQGQDVMQVNLAGIRRDIVNLAHNYSNAQKAVRKATSNDPWGPNSTLMAEIADLTYNVVAFTEIMQMLWKRLNDHGKNWRHVYKALVLLEYLIKTGSEKVAQQCKENIFAIQTLKDFQYMEGSKDQGVKVREKAKQLVALLKDDERLRNERARALKAKERFAQSVSGFGSDGLDTISPESSDFQDWEPCRLGSESTTRRATELEAARPQTVGEEELQLQLALAMSREEAEQEEQRRRSDDVRLQLALSQSQQDFKTPQSEKQSHVLDLLDVNLGGEASGSNVQTDPWGVPITAPPPRPQSLDLSLFSTYKQQNDPWSVPTTSSASPVIDPWAPVPPQRPTAAIDPWRAPAPSPVPVTSPPTADPWSLVPPTTEADANKKQTVREGLTSASPSFNNPTLTQNIGFAAQSPQNIGFNLPTTSSATFNATSNGFNGTGPSFNNFSTGNQNSSATSPLSDLDEFDVITNRNKPGTSPQPANNGGTLSPDPFDLGSMNENLPSSTGAIKKTPQSFLGENSALVNLDNLVSTSTIKPASPTPAAFHWK, encoded by the exons ATGCCAACAATGGCGATGCAGAAG ATGAGACGTCAAGGTCAAGACGTGATGCAGGTGAATTTGGCAGGTATTAGGCGAGATATTGTTAATCTTGCCCACAACTACAGCAATGCACAG AAAGCTGTACGAAAAGCCACCAGCAATGATCCTTGGGGTCCAAACAGTACACTTATGGCAGAAATTGCTGATTTAACATACAATGTTGTGGCTTTTACCGAGATAATGCAAATGTTGTGGAAGAGATTGAACGATCATGGTAAAAATTGGCGGCACGTGTACAAAGCTTTAGTTCTTTTAGAATATCTCATTAAAACTGGATCAGAAAAAGTTGCGCAGCaatgtaaagaaaatatttttgccatcCAAACTCTAAAAG ATTTCCAATATATGGAAGGATCTAAGGATCAGGGTGTGAAAGTACGAGAGAAAGCAAAGCAACTAGTGGCCTTATTAAAAGATGATGAAAGATTAAGGAATGAAAGAGCTAGAGCACTGAAAGCAAAAGAAAGATTTGCACAATCTGTTAGCGGTTTTGGAAGTGATGGACTAGATACTATATCACCTGAGAGCAGTGAT TTCCAAGATTGGGAACCATGTCGCTTGGGATCTGAATCTACAACTAGACGTGCAA CTGAATTGGAAGCTGCAAGACCACAAACAGTGGGAGAAGAGGAATTGCAGTTGCAGTTAGCTCTTGCAATGTCTAGAGAGGAGGCAGAGCAAGAAGAACAAAGAAGGCGCAGTGACGACGTTAGATTGCAGTTAGCCCTTAGTCAGAGTCAACAGGATTTTAA AACACCGCAATCTGAGAAACAAAGCCATGTGCTAGATCTATTGGACGTAAACTTGGGAGGGGAAGCAAGTGGATCGAATGTACAAACTGATCCTTGGGGTGTACCGATTACGGCGCCTCCGCCTAGACCACAG TCTTTGGATTTGTCTCTGTTTAGTACATACAAG CAACAGAATGATCCATGGAGTGTTCCCACAACCAGCAGTGCATCACCCGTAATAGATCCATGGGCTCCTGTTCCGCCTCAAAGACCAA CAGCTGCGATCGATCCGTGGCGAGCACCTGCACCATCGCCCGTACCAGTTACATCTCCACCTACAGCAGATCCTTGGTCACTAGTACCACCTACCACCGAAGCCGATGCAAATAAAAAACAG ACTGTTCGAGAAGGTTTAACATCCGCTTCTCCGTCATTTAATAATCCCACCTTAACACAGAATATCGGTTTCGCGGCACAATCACCGCAAAACATAGGCTTCAATTTACCTACAACTTCGAGTGCTACTTTCAACGCTACTAGTAATGGCTTCAATGGTACCGGGCCTAGTTTTAATAATTTCTCTACGGGAAATCAAAATAGTTCTGCAACCAGTCCACTGAGTGATCTAGATGAATTCGATGTGATTACTAACAGAAATAAGCCTGGAACTAGTCCACAACCAGCaaataacg GTGGTACACTGTCGCCGGATCCGTTCGATTTGGGAAGTATGAACGAAAATCTTCCTTCGAGTACGGGAGCAATTAAGAAAACACCGCAGTCGTTCCTCGGGGAGAACTCTGCCCTTGTTAATCTTGATAATCTTGTCAGTACTTCTACAATTAAGCCTGCATCGCCTACACCTGCAG CATTTCATTGGAAATAA